The following proteins come from a genomic window of Chiroxiphia lanceolata isolate bChiLan1 chromosome 28, bChiLan1.pri, whole genome shotgun sequence:
- the LOC116799539 gene encoding tumor necrosis factor receptor superfamily member 10B-like isoform X2, whose product MFCTPRRLCLFLLLLLARAAFGTDAAALSRRDDLDPLDPSGGGTYLYYVPEKGLHCQLCPAGTHLVKSCEEENGSSTCLPCKAEEFMDYPNAFHSCHECLKCREDQVELSPCQATKNTECACKEGTFCDPKLPCEMCHKCQTRCPEGQVVLSPCTPYSDLQCGPAQGTGFNYLWIIILVVILILFVLVLLIWKGRNLTSYSLKDASNLMQKLSWCGKGNMGTQDNNLNEQRSRDPPLPRAEESEEMLPIAPSPRPRPRRDLVPQTGKEPILALRSTFYIFAGMKFIYWKKFGRSLNMLENDLPFDRSQDAFYEMLNKWLEREGSKASVNTLLETLDQLDLRGVADDISSEIIKKGLFKSEGAEEQGGPCDSVP is encoded by the exons AGAGCTGCTTTTGGAACtgatgcagcagcactgagtaGGAGGGACGATTTGGATCCCTTGGACCCAAGTGGGGGAGGGACATATTTGTACTACGTGCCAGAAAAAGGTCTCCACTGCCAGCTGTGTCC TGCAGGCACCCACCTTGTAAAgtcctgtgaagaagaaaatggcTCCAGCACGTGTTTGCCCTGCAAGGCTGAGGAATTCATGGATTACCCGAACGCCTTCCACTCCTGCCATGAATGTCTGAAGTGCAGGGAAG ATCAGGTGGAGCTGAGTCCCTGCCAGGCCACCAAGAACACAGAGTGTGCCTGCAAGGAGGGCACCTTCTGCGACCCAAAGCTCCCCTGTGAGATGTGCCACAAGTGCCAGACCCG gtGTCCCGAGGGCCAGGTGGTGCTGTCTCCCTGCACTCCTTACAGTGATCTCCAGTGTGGtcctgcccagggcactggCTTCAACT ACCTCTGGATTATCATCCTGGTGGTGATCCTGATCCTGTTCGTGCTTGTGCTCCTCATCT ggaaggggaggaaccTGACGTCCTACAGTTTGAAG GATGCAAGCAACCTGATGCAAAAGCTGAGCTGGTGTGGGAAGGGGAACATGGGGACACAGGACAACAACCTCAACGAGCAGCGCTCCCGGGATCCACCACTCCCCAGGGCCGAGGAGTCAGAG GAGATGCTGCCGATTGCCCCTTCTCCCAGGCCGAGACCCAGGAGGGATCTGGTTCCACAGACAGGGAAAGAACCCATTCTGG cGCTGCGAAGCACTTTTTACATCTTTGCTGGAATGAAATTCATCTACTGGAAGAAATTCGGCCGAAGCCTCAACATGCTGGAGAACGATCTGCCCTTCGACCGGTCACAGGACGCCTTCTATGAAATGCTCAACAAGTGGCTGGAGAGAGAAGGCTCCAAAGCCTCTGTGAACACGCTGCTGGAGACCCTGGACCAGCTCGATCTCCGTGGGGTTGCAGACGACATCTCCTCCGAAATCATCAAGAAGGGATTATTTAAATCCGAAGGAGCTGAAGAGCAAGGGGGGCCCTGCGACTCCGTTCCTTGA
- the LOC116799539 gene encoding tumor necrosis factor receptor superfamily member 10A-like isoform X1: MFCTPRRLCLFLLLLLARAAFGTDAAALSRRDDLDPLDPSGGGTYLYYVPEKGLHCQLCPAGTHLVKSCEEENGSSTCLPCKAEEFMDYPNAFHSCHECLKCREDQVELSPCQATKNTECACKEGTFCDPKLPCEMCHKCQTRCPEGQVVLSPCTPYSDLQCGPAQGTGFNYLWIIILVVILILFVLVLLICKYCCCSPGKGRNLTSYSLKDASNLMQKLSWCGKGNMGTQDNNLNEQRSRDPPLPRAEESEEMLPIAPSPRPRPRRDLVPQTGKEPILALRSTFYIFAGMKFIYWKKFGRSLNMLENDLPFDRSQDAFYEMLNKWLEREGSKASVNTLLETLDQLDLRGVADDISSEIIKKGLFKSEGAEEQGGPCDSVP; this comes from the exons AGAGCTGCTTTTGGAACtgatgcagcagcactgagtaGGAGGGACGATTTGGATCCCTTGGACCCAAGTGGGGGAGGGACATATTTGTACTACGTGCCAGAAAAAGGTCTCCACTGCCAGCTGTGTCC TGCAGGCACCCACCTTGTAAAgtcctgtgaagaagaaaatggcTCCAGCACGTGTTTGCCCTGCAAGGCTGAGGAATTCATGGATTACCCGAACGCCTTCCACTCCTGCCATGAATGTCTGAAGTGCAGGGAAG ATCAGGTGGAGCTGAGTCCCTGCCAGGCCACCAAGAACACAGAGTGTGCCTGCAAGGAGGGCACCTTCTGCGACCCAAAGCTCCCCTGTGAGATGTGCCACAAGTGCCAGACCCG gtGTCCCGAGGGCCAGGTGGTGCTGTCTCCCTGCACTCCTTACAGTGATCTCCAGTGTGGtcctgcccagggcactggCTTCAACT ACCTCTGGATTATCATCCTGGTGGTGATCCTGATCCTGTTCGTGCTTGTGCTCCTCATCTGTAAGTactgctgctgttccccag ggaaggggaggaaccTGACGTCCTACAGTTTGAAG GATGCAAGCAACCTGATGCAAAAGCTGAGCTGGTGTGGGAAGGGGAACATGGGGACACAGGACAACAACCTCAACGAGCAGCGCTCCCGGGATCCACCACTCCCCAGGGCCGAGGAGTCAGAG GAGATGCTGCCGATTGCCCCTTCTCCCAGGCCGAGACCCAGGAGGGATCTGGTTCCACAGACAGGGAAAGAACCCATTCTGG cGCTGCGAAGCACTTTTTACATCTTTGCTGGAATGAAATTCATCTACTGGAAGAAATTCGGCCGAAGCCTCAACATGCTGGAGAACGATCTGCCCTTCGACCGGTCACAGGACGCCTTCTATGAAATGCTCAACAAGTGGCTGGAGAGAGAAGGCTCCAAAGCCTCTGTGAACACGCTGCTGGAGACCCTGGACCAGCTCGATCTCCGTGGGGTTGCAGACGACATCTCCTCCGAAATCATCAAGAAGGGATTATTTAAATCCGAAGGAGCTGAAGAGCAAGGGGGGCCCTGCGACTCCGTTCCTTGA
- the LOC116799539 gene encoding tumor necrosis factor receptor superfamily member 10A-like isoform X3, with protein sequence MDYPNAFHSCHECLKCREDQVELSPCQATKNTECACKEGTFCDPKLPCEMCHKCQTRCPEGQVVLSPCTPYSDLQCGPAQGTGFNYLWIIILVVILILFVLVLLICKYCCCSPGKGRNLTSYSLKDASNLMQKLSWCGKGNMGTQDNNLNEQRSRDPPLPRAEESEEMLPIAPSPRPRPRRDLVPQTGKEPILALRSTFYIFAGMKFIYWKKFGRSLNMLENDLPFDRSQDAFYEMLNKWLEREGSKASVNTLLETLDQLDLRGVADDISSEIIKKGLFKSEGAEEQGGPCDSVP encoded by the exons ATGGATTACCCGAACGCCTTCCACTCCTGCCATGAATGTCTGAAGTGCAGGGAAG ATCAGGTGGAGCTGAGTCCCTGCCAGGCCACCAAGAACACAGAGTGTGCCTGCAAGGAGGGCACCTTCTGCGACCCAAAGCTCCCCTGTGAGATGTGCCACAAGTGCCAGACCCG gtGTCCCGAGGGCCAGGTGGTGCTGTCTCCCTGCACTCCTTACAGTGATCTCCAGTGTGGtcctgcccagggcactggCTTCAACT ACCTCTGGATTATCATCCTGGTGGTGATCCTGATCCTGTTCGTGCTTGTGCTCCTCATCTGTAAGTactgctgctgttccccag ggaaggggaggaaccTGACGTCCTACAGTTTGAAG GATGCAAGCAACCTGATGCAAAAGCTGAGCTGGTGTGGGAAGGGGAACATGGGGACACAGGACAACAACCTCAACGAGCAGCGCTCCCGGGATCCACCACTCCCCAGGGCCGAGGAGTCAGAG GAGATGCTGCCGATTGCCCCTTCTCCCAGGCCGAGACCCAGGAGGGATCTGGTTCCACAGACAGGGAAAGAACCCATTCTGG cGCTGCGAAGCACTTTTTACATCTTTGCTGGAATGAAATTCATCTACTGGAAGAAATTCGGCCGAAGCCTCAACATGCTGGAGAACGATCTGCCCTTCGACCGGTCACAGGACGCCTTCTATGAAATGCTCAACAAGTGGCTGGAGAGAGAAGGCTCCAAAGCCTCTGTGAACACGCTGCTGGAGACCCTGGACCAGCTCGATCTCCGTGGGGTTGCAGACGACATCTCCTCCGAAATCATCAAGAAGGGATTATTTAAATCCGAAGGAGCTGAAGAGCAAGGGGGGCCCTGCGACTCCGTTCCTTGA
- the RHOBTB2 gene encoding LOW QUALITY PROTEIN: rho-related BTB domain-containing protein 2 (The sequence of the model RefSeq protein was modified relative to this genomic sequence to represent the inferred CDS: inserted 6 bases in 6 codons), whose product MGKIPKALQTLDVIRCLKHIPSHFPSIPPSWNHPRSLPRERDGKPRERQPRRKMTAMARSLSQLMDSDMDYERPNVETIKCVVVGDNAVGKTRLICARACNATLTQYQLLATHVPTVWAIDQYXVCQEVLERSRDVVDDVSVSLRLWDTFGDHHKDRRFAYGRSDVVVLCFSIANPNSLHHVKTMWYPEIKHFCPRAPVILXGCQLDLRYADLEAVNRARRPLARPIKPNEILPPEKGREVAKELGIPYYETSVVAQFGVKDVFDNAIRAALISRRHLQFWKSHLRNVQRPLLQAPFLPPKPPPPIIVPDPPSNNEERPAHLLEDPLCADVILVLQEKIKIYAHKIYLSTSSSKFYDLFLMDLSEEDQQGAAGHGXRGGRHRGAERMLHQEERHHGXDFLLRAASFDICESTEEAGSGQRKPCLRASTSDGILXGNRYENGERGLRRGRNLSSWSRAFTSIQEEMAEDPLTYKSKLMVVVKMDASIQPGPFRAVLKYLYTGELDENERDLMHIAHIAELLEVFDLRMMVANILNNEXFMNQEITKAFHVRRTNRVKECLAKGTFSDVTFVLDDGAISAHKPLLISSCDWMAAMFGGPFVESSTNEVALPHTSKSCMRAVLEYLYTGQFSSSPDLDDMKLIILANRLCLPHLVALTEQYTVTGLMEAAQMMVDIDGDVLVFLELAQFHCAYQLADWCLHHICTNYNNVCRKFPRDMKAMSGENQEYFEKHRWPPVWYLKEEDHYQRAKKEREKEDYLHLKRQPKRRWLFWNASSSPSSSPSSSAATASSSSSSSSSSAVV is encoded by the exons ATGGGAAAAATACCAAAGGCTTTGCAGACCTTAGATGTAATCAGGTGCCTCAAGCATATTCCTTCACActtcccatccatccctccatcctggAACCACCCACGG AGTCTGCCAagagaaagagatggaaagCCAAGGGAAAGGCAGCCCCGCCGGAAGATGACTGCCATGGCTCGCAGCCT GTCCCAATTAATGGATTCTGACATGGATTATGAGAGGCCAAACGTAGAAACTATCAAGTGCGTCGTGGTCGGGGACAACGCGGTGGGCAAGACCCGGCTCATCTGCGCCCGCGCCTGCAACGCCACGCTGACCCAGTACCAGCTCCTCGCCACCCACGTGCCCACGGTGTGGGCCATCGACCAGT GCGTCTGCCAGGAG GTGCTGGAGCGCTCCCGGGATGTGGTAGACGATGTCAGCGTGTCCTTGCGGCTCTGGGACACCTTTGGTGACCACCACAAGGACAGGCGCTTTGCCTACGGCAG GTCCGACGTCGTGGTTCTGTGCTTCTCCATCGCCAACCCCAACTCCCTGCACCACGTGAAGACCATGTGGTACCCGGAGATCAAGCACTTCTGCCCCCGCGCGCCCGTCATCC GTGGCTGTCAGCTCGACCTGCGCTACGCCGACCTGGAGGCCGTCAACCGGGCGCGGCGGCCCTTGGCCAG GCCGATCAAACCTAACGAGATCCTGCCCCcggagaaggggagggaggtCGCCAAGGAGCTGGGGATCCCCTACTACGAGACGAGCGTGGTGGCCCAGTTTGGCGTCAAGGACGTCTTTGACAACGCCATCCGCGCCGCCCTCATCTCCCGCCGCCACCTGCAGTTCTGGAAGTCCCACCTCCGCAACGTGCAGAGGCCTCTTCTCCAAGcccccttcctgccccccaAGCCCCCTCCGCCCATCATCGTCCCCGACCCCCCTTCCAACAACGAGGAGCGTCCAGCCCACCTCTTAGAGGACCCCCTGTGCGCGGACGTCATCCTGGTGCTGCAAGAGAAGATCAAAATCTACGCACACAAGATCTAcctctccacctcctcctccaagTTCTACGACCTGTTCCTCATGGACCTGAGCGAGGAGGACCAGCAGGGCGCCGCGGGGCACG TTCGGGGTGGCCGTCACCGCGGCGCCGAGCGGATGCTGCACCAGGAGGAGAGGCACCACG GGGATTTCCTCCTCAGGGCCGCCAGCTTCGATATCTGCGAGAGCACCGAGGAGGCCGGATCCGGCCAGCGCAAACCGTGCCTTAGAGCCTCCACCAGTGACGGGATCC GGGGAAACCGCTACGAGAACGGGGAGCGCGGGCTGCGGCGGGGCAGGAACCTCTCCTCGTGGAGCCGGGCTTTCACCAGCATCCAGGAGGAGATGGCCGAAGACCCGCTGACCTACAAGTCCAAGCTGATGGTGGTGGTGAAGATGGACGCTTCCATCCAGCCGGGTCCCTTCCGGGCCGTGCTGAAGTACCTGTACACGGGGGAGCTGGATGAGAACGAGCGGGACCTCATGCACATCGCTCACATCGCCGAGCTGCTGGAGGTCTTTGACCTCCGGATGATGGTGGCCAACATCCTCAACAACG GCTTCATGAACCAGGAGATCACCAAAGCCTTCCACGTCCGGAGGACCAACCGGGTGAAGGAATGCCTGGCCAAGGGGACTTTCTCCG ATGTCACCTTCGTGCTGGATGACGGTGCTATCAGTGCCCACAAGCCCCTGCTCATCTCCAGCTGCGACTGGATGGCCGCGATGTTCGGTGGCCCCTTCGTGGAGAGCTCCACCAACGag GTGGCACTTCCTCACACCAGCAAGAGCTGCATGCGGGCGGTGCTGGAGTACCTGTACACGGGGCAGTTCAGCTCCAGCCCCGACCTCGACGACATGAAGCTCATCATCCTCGCCAACCGCCTCTGCCTGCCGCACCTGGTGGCTCTCACAG AGCAGTACACGGTCACCGGCTTGATGGAGGCGGCCCAGATGATGGTGGACATCGATGGGGACGTGCTCGTGTTCCTGGAGCTGGCTCAG TTCCACTGCGCCTACCAGCTCGCCGACTGGTGCCTCCATCACATCTGCACCAACTACAACAACGTCTGCCGCAAGTTCCCCCGGGACATGAAGGCCATGTCGGGAG AGAACCAGGAGTACTTCGAGAAGCACCGCTGGCCACCGGTGTGGTACCTGAAGGAGGAGGATCACTACCAGCGGGCGAAGAAGGAGCGGGAGAAGGAAGACTACCTCCACCTCAAACGGCAGCCCAAGAGGCGGTGGCTCTTCTGGAacgcctcctcctccccttcttcctctccttcatcgtcagcagccacagcctcctcttcgtcctcctcctcctcctcctcggctGTGGTTTGA